A single Phragmites australis chromosome 4, lpPhrAust1.1, whole genome shotgun sequence DNA region contains:
- the LOC133916521 gene encoding ACT domain-containing protein ACR8-like isoform X2: MERYHPSEVYELFVRHMNNPRVVVDSGVCATATLVQVHSARKHGVLLEAVAALSDHGVCVRKGYISSDDGRWFMDVFHVTDAAGRKVADADALLARLESSLLSADALSPRPTPTAGAAGALTLLELVGADRPGLLSEVFAVLHDLRCGIVDARAWTHGGRVAALVFVRDDKTGAPIDDVARIMRIESRLRHVLRGGARGARTVLADAAAVNLDRRLHQLLNEDGEDESRAQEAEAPTTTAVAVQDWGERGYSVVTVSCRDRPKLLFDVVCTLTDLDYVVYHGTFDTDGDHAQQEFYIRRLDGRPISSAGERRRVIQCLQAAIERRKSEGVRLELRITDRRGLLAYVTRVFRENGLSVTHTEISTRGDMAMNVFHVTDVAGRPADPKTIDEVIQRIGTESLRVDEERWPRLCSTEGDAGRGGAAGLFSLGSLVRKNLFNLGLVRSCS, from the exons ATGGAGCGGTACCATCCCTCCGAGGTGTACGAGCTCTTCGTGCGCCACATGAACAACCCGAG GGTGGTGGTGGACAGCGGGGTGTGCGCGACGGCGACGCTGGTGCAGGTGCACAGCGCGCGGAAGCACGGCGTGCTGCTGGAGGCGGTGGCCGCGCTGTCCGACCACGGCGTCTGCGTCCGCAAGGGCTACATCTCCTCCGACGACGGCCGCTGGTTCATGGATGTCTTCCACGTCACCGACGCTGCGGGCCGCAAGGTGGCCGACGCCGATGCGCTGCTGGCCCGCCTCGAGTCCTCGCTGCTCTCCGCCGACGCATTGTCGCCGCGCCCGACGCCCACCGCCGGGGCGGCGGGGGCGCTCACCCTGCTCGAGCTCGTCGGCGCCGACCGCCCGGGCCTCCTCTCCGAGGTGTTCGCCGTGCTGCACGACCTCCGCTGCGGCATCGTCGACGCCAGGGCGTGGACGCACGGTGGCCGCGTCGCCGCGCTCGTGTTCGTCCGCGACGACAAGACGGGCGCGCCAATCGACGACGTGGCCCGGATCATGCGCATCGAGTCCAGGCTCAGGCACGTCCTCCGCGGCGGCGCCCGCGGCGCGAGGACTGTCCTCGCCGACGCCGCGGCCGTCAACCTGGACCGGAGGCTCCACCAGCTGCTCAACGAGGACGGGGAGGATGAGAGCCGCGCCCAGGAGGCGGAGGCGCCCACGACGACGGCGGTCGCGGTGCAGGATTGGGGGGAGAGGGGGTACTCGGTGGTGACGGTGAGCTGCCGCGACCGGCCCAAGCTGCTGTTCGATGTCGTCTGCACCTTGACGGACTTGGATTATGTGGTGTACCACGGCACGTTCGACACAGACGGCGATCACGCGCAACAG GAGTTTTACATCAGGCGGTTGGACGGGCGGCCAATCAGCTCGGCGGGCGAGAGGCGGCGCGTGATCCAATGCTTGCAAGCGGCCATCGAGAGGCGCAAATCCGAG GGCGTGAGGCTGGAGCTGCGCATCACCGACCGGCGCGGGCTGCTCGCCTACGTGACGCGCGTGTTCCGGGAGAACGGCCTCTCGGTCACGCACACCGAGATCAGCACCAGGGGCGACATGGCCATGAACGTGTTCCACGTCACCGACGTGGCTGGCCGCCCCGCGGACCCCAAGACCATCGACGAGGTGATCCAGAGAATCGGCACGGAGAGCCTCCGGGTGGACGAGGAGCGGTGGCCGCGCCTGTGCTCGACGGAGGGCGACGCCGGCCGAGGAGGCGCCGCCGGGCTGTTCTCGCTGGGGAGCCTCGTGAGGAAGAACCTGTTCAACCTCGGCCTCGTAAGATCCTGCTCGTGA
- the LOC133916521 gene encoding ACT domain-containing protein ACR8-like isoform X1: MERYHPSEVYELFVRHMNNPRVVVDSGVCATATLVQVHSARKHGVLLEAVAALSDHGVCVRKGYISSDDGRWFMDVFHVTDAAGRKVADADALLARLESSLLSADALSPRPTPTAGAAGALTLLELVGADRPGLLSEVFAVLHDLRCGIVDARAWTHGGRVAALVFVRDDKTGAPIDDVARIMRIESRLRHVLRGGARGARTVLADAAAVNLDRRLHQLLNEDGEDESRAQEAEAPTTTAVAVQDWGERGYSVVTVSCRDRPKLLFDVVCTLTDLDYVVYHGTFDTDGDHAQQEFYIRRLDGRPISSAGERRRVIQCLQAAIERRKSEQGVRLELRITDRRGLLAYVTRVFRENGLSVTHTEISTRGDMAMNVFHVTDVAGRPADPKTIDEVIQRIGTESLRVDEERWPRLCSTEGDAGRGGAAGLFSLGSLVRKNLFNLGLVRSCS, encoded by the exons ATGGAGCGGTACCATCCCTCCGAGGTGTACGAGCTCTTCGTGCGCCACATGAACAACCCGAG GGTGGTGGTGGACAGCGGGGTGTGCGCGACGGCGACGCTGGTGCAGGTGCACAGCGCGCGGAAGCACGGCGTGCTGCTGGAGGCGGTGGCCGCGCTGTCCGACCACGGCGTCTGCGTCCGCAAGGGCTACATCTCCTCCGACGACGGCCGCTGGTTCATGGATGTCTTCCACGTCACCGACGCTGCGGGCCGCAAGGTGGCCGACGCCGATGCGCTGCTGGCCCGCCTCGAGTCCTCGCTGCTCTCCGCCGACGCATTGTCGCCGCGCCCGACGCCCACCGCCGGGGCGGCGGGGGCGCTCACCCTGCTCGAGCTCGTCGGCGCCGACCGCCCGGGCCTCCTCTCCGAGGTGTTCGCCGTGCTGCACGACCTCCGCTGCGGCATCGTCGACGCCAGGGCGTGGACGCACGGTGGCCGCGTCGCCGCGCTCGTGTTCGTCCGCGACGACAAGACGGGCGCGCCAATCGACGACGTGGCCCGGATCATGCGCATCGAGTCCAGGCTCAGGCACGTCCTCCGCGGCGGCGCCCGCGGCGCGAGGACTGTCCTCGCCGACGCCGCGGCCGTCAACCTGGACCGGAGGCTCCACCAGCTGCTCAACGAGGACGGGGAGGATGAGAGCCGCGCCCAGGAGGCGGAGGCGCCCACGACGACGGCGGTCGCGGTGCAGGATTGGGGGGAGAGGGGGTACTCGGTGGTGACGGTGAGCTGCCGCGACCGGCCCAAGCTGCTGTTCGATGTCGTCTGCACCTTGACGGACTTGGATTATGTGGTGTACCACGGCACGTTCGACACAGACGGCGATCACGCGCAACAG GAGTTTTACATCAGGCGGTTGGACGGGCGGCCAATCAGCTCGGCGGGCGAGAGGCGGCGCGTGATCCAATGCTTGCAAGCGGCCATCGAGAGGCGCAAATCCGAG CAGGGCGTGAGGCTGGAGCTGCGCATCACCGACCGGCGCGGGCTGCTCGCCTACGTGACGCGCGTGTTCCGGGAGAACGGCCTCTCGGTCACGCACACCGAGATCAGCACCAGGGGCGACATGGCCATGAACGTGTTCCACGTCACCGACGTGGCTGGCCGCCCCGCGGACCCCAAGACCATCGACGAGGTGATCCAGAGAATCGGCACGGAGAGCCTCCGGGTGGACGAGGAGCGGTGGCCGCGCCTGTGCTCGACGGAGGGCGACGCCGGCCGAGGAGGCGCCGCCGGGCTGTTCTCGCTGGGGAGCCTCGTGAGGAAGAACCTGTTCAACCTCGGCCTCGTAAGATCCTGCTCGTGA